A region of the Candidatus Goldiibacteriota bacterium genome:
GGCTTTCCGTTATATTCGCTGCAGCGTATCCTTCGCACGTAAAAAAACTAATACTTGTTTCAAGCGCCCCGTTTGAAGAAGAGTATGCCCTGCAGATACAAAAGACCCGAATGGAAAGGCTTGAGGCAAAAGAGAGAAAAGAAATTGAAAAATTAAGCGCTCAGACGCGCAGCACGGCTGCCTTCAAAAGGCTTGGTGAAATATTTGCCCGGGCGGACAGTTTTGATCCTATAGACAAAAAAGGTGAAGTGAAATTAAACGCGGAAATATTTAATAATGTCTGGAAAGAAGCGGCAGTATTAAGAAAAGACGGAAGTTTAATGAATTTTTTAAGGGAAGTACAGTGCCCTGTAACAGCAATTCACGGCGATTATGACCCTCACCCGGCTGATGGTGTGAAGATACCGCTTGAACAGGCGGTTAATAATTCAAAGTTTATACTTCTTGAAAACTGCGGACACACGCCATGGCTTGAAAAACGCGCGGTTGAAAAATTTTATAAAATATTGAACGCGGAAATTCAGCAGATTTGACCCGTTACTTGACAAAGGGGTATTATGAGAATATAATTTAAATTAACACATCAAAAATTCACGCTAAAAATTCTACTGTTATTCTTGTGAGTAACAGAAATTTATTCCAAAGAAGGAGAAATAGAAATGAAAAAAGGACTTGGTTTGTTAATGGTAATGTTTTTCATGACGTTCGCAGTTGTAGCAATTGCGGATGAAGCAACAGACATTACAAAGGACGATGC
Encoded here:
- a CDS encoding alpha/beta hydrolase — its product is MKKHGVAPYTAAVIHGGPGAAGEMAPVAKELSELTGVLEPYQKHDTIKGQVNELKDCIEKYADIPVVLIGHSWGAWLSVIFAAAYPSHVKKLILVSSAPFEEEYALQIQKTRMERLEAKERKEIEKLSAQTRSTAAFKRLGEIFARADSFDPIDKKGEVKLNAEIFNNVWKEAAVLRKDGSLMNFLREVQCPVTAIHGDYDPHPADGVKIPLEQAVNNSKFILLENCGHTPWLEKRAVEKFYKILNAEIQQI